AAGAAAAGAAAAAGAAAACCTTATCTATTGCAAATGTTCGTGTTTTTAACCCTACGACAAGTCAATTTGAAAATCCTACAGGTGTAGATAATACTATTACAGCACTTTTTGACGCACAATTTGTTTGGGCAGACACAGATTCTAGCGATGTCTCTGATTTTTCAAAAACTAAAATATGCGGAAAAATAATTAGTGTAATCACTAAAGATTTTATAAACTCTGATACATGGAATAAGTTTAAAGCATCACATAATGAAACATTTGGTGATGGTGAAAAAAGTATAGCGACTACATTAAAACCAGTTGAAGAAAGATTAAGAACTATTTTATCTGAGCAATATGGTGATGCAGAAGTTAGATTCAGTTTTTCTCTACCAGAGATTGAGAGTTTTCTCAAAACTGGAAACATAGATTTATCTGAAAACGGAATTGAAACAAAAAGTGCCGAAAAAGGAACGGGTATGCAAAGGGCACTATCACTTGCGCTAATTCAGGTATATGCAGATATATCTTCAGCAAAAGGTAAAGGCACCTCAAAGCCAATTTTGTTTTTTATTGATGAGCCAGAAACGTTTTTACACCCACAAGCACAGAATAAGCTATTGGATGCTCTTGAAAAAATTTCTAGTACATCCCAGATATTCATCATTACTCACTCGCCATATTTATTGAAAAAATATAAGAGAGAGACTCATTCGATGAATGTTTTTTCAAAAGAAGCAGGATTAAATAAAGTCGAACCTGGTAGAGAATTTGATTTATTCGGAGTTTCAAGCCCAACTTGGGGTGAAATTAATTACTATGCTTTTGGTGTCATAACTGTTGAATTCCACAATGAGTTATATGGCTTCATTCAGGCAAAAGCTATTTTCGAAGATGAGAAGTATTATTATGAAGAAGACTTTGAAAAATATTTAATTGATAAGGGCTTTGCACAAGATCAAACATATATGCGATTAAAAAAAGATGGGACCATACAGAATCAAATAAGAACTTTGCCCACCAAAATCAGAAACATAATTCATCATCCAGAAAATACTCATAATACAAAATTTACAGATGAAGAACTAAAGACTTCTATTGAATTATTAATAAAAACACTAACATGATTGATCAACAAAATAAAATTGAAAAACTAATCGCCAAACTTTGCCCGAAAAGTGTGGAGTTTAAGGAGCTTAGGGAACTTGGTAATTTTTATGGTGGCTTGTCCGGCAAAAGTAAAGATGATTTTAGTAATGGTAACGCAAAATTTGTTACCTATATGAATATATATTCAAACATTGCAGTCAACACAGAAATTAATGACTTTGTAAAAGTAAATGATGTCGAAAACCAGCATAAAATTGAATATGGCGATGTGTTATTTACTGGTTCCTCAGAAACACCGGATGAATGTGGGATGTCATCTGTTTTGACTAAGAAAATTAACGAGCCATTATACCTAAATAGCTTCTGTTTTGGTTTTCATTTATATGACAAAAATTTATTTTTGCCTGAATTTTTGAAATATTTATTTAGAGATGATCAAACAAGAAAACAGATTTCAAAAACTGCAAGTGGCGTAACCAGATTCAATGTTTCAAAAAAGCGCTTCGCAAAAATCAAAATCCCTCTCCCATCTCTTACAATTCAAGCAGAAATTGTTAAAATTCTTAATAGCTTTACAGAGTTAGAAGCAGAGCTAGAAGCAGAGCTAGAAGCAAGAAAGAAACAATACGAATATTATCGTGAAAAGCTTATTATATTTGATGCTCAAAAAAAGAAAATTCCGTTCAATAATTTGGGTAGTATTGCTACTAGCATGTTGCGAGGAACCGGAATTAAAAAAGATCAAGTTACAGAGGTTGGTGTTCCATGCGTTCGTTATGGGGAAATTTATACCAAATACAATACATGGTTTGAAAAATGTATTTCGTGTACAAATATTGAATATATAAACAATCCAAAATACTTTTCAACCGGAGATATACTTTTTGCAATTACAGGTGAGTCTATTGTTGATATTGCAAAAAGTACCGCATATGTAGGCAAAGAAAATTGCCTAGCAGGTGGAGATATAGTTGTTATGAAGCACAATCAGAATCCAAAATATCTCGCATATTCTTTAGCAACAAATTATTCGATAGATCAAAAAGGTAAAGGTCTTTCAAAAAATAAAGTTGTTCATTCAAGTATTCCTAAATTGTCAAAAATCATGATACCAGTACCAACTCTTGCTGAACAAGAACGGATTGTGACGATTTTGGATAAGTTTGACTTATTGGTAAATAATATCTCAATCGGTTTGCCGGCAGAACTTGAAGCGAGGAGAAAACAATATGAATACTATCGAAATAAATTGTTAAATTTTAATGCATATGACAAGTAACCCTGTTTTTTACAAAACTATTTCCCAAAACAACGAGAGCACAGTAGTCGCTCAGTATGTTGCCAACTACAATTTTCTTCGCGATGCAAATTACCAGAGCGAGGCAGAGTTGGAGCAAGCTTTTATTGAACAACTTAAAACTCAAGCATATGAATATATAAATATCTCTTCCGAAACTGATTTAGTTTCGAATCTGCGACTACAGCTTGAGAAAATAAATAATTTCACATTTACAGACACTGAGTGGAAACATTTCTTTTCAAGTGAGCTAGCCAATCCAAATCAAAGTATCAAAGAAAAGACCGCAACAATCCAAGAAAATCATATCAAAAACCTGATGCGAAAGGACGGAACTGTAAAAAATATTTATCTTATCAAAAAAGACAATATTCACGATAACAGTCTGCAAGTTATAAACCAATATTCAACAGATGAAGGTCAACGTTCTAATCGTTATGATGTAACAATCCTTGTAAACGGACTGCCCATGGTACATATCGAACTTAAACGCCGTGGAGTAGCGATCCAGGAAGCATTTAATCAAATCAATCGTTATCAGCGCGAAAGCTTC
Above is a genomic segment from Candidatus Gracilibacteria bacterium containing:
- a CDS encoding restriction endonuclease subunit S, with the translated sequence MIDQQNKIEKLIAKLCPKSVEFKELRELGNFYGGLSGKSKDDFSNGNAKFVTYMNIYSNIAVNTEINDFVKVNDVENQHKIEYGDVLFTGSSETPDECGMSSVLTKKINEPLYLNSFCFGFHLYDKNLFLPEFLKYLFRDDQTRKQISKTASGVTRFNVSKKRFAKIKIPLPSLTIQAEIVKILNSFTELEAELEAELEARKKQYEYYREKLIIFDAQKKKIPFNNLGSIATSMLRGTGIKKDQVTEVGVPCVRYGEIYTKYNTWFEKCISCTNIEYINNPKYFSTGDILFAITGESIVDIAKSTAYVGKENCLAGGDIVVMKHNQNPKYLAYSLATNYSIDQKGKGLSKNKVVHSSIPKLSKIMIPVPTLAEQERIVTILDKFDLLVNNISIGLPAELEARRKQYEYYRNKLLNFNAYDK
- a CDS encoding AAA family ATPase; this translates as MFISNIKLHNFKGYKGDYEINFDKGVNFFVGDNNCGKSTVFEAIDFIRAKKTRDEVVTKTELNGSDFVSVEIEFKGDDLELLVQIEALKKYQSYLIDTNGEKSIRVMRSSDENEIIQEKKKKTLSIANVRVFNPTTSQFENPTGVDNTITALFDAQFVWADTDSSDVSDFSKTKICGKIISVITKDFINSDTWNKFKASHNETFGDGEKSIATTLKPVEERLRTILSEQYGDAEVRFSFSLPEIESFLKTGNIDLSENGIETKSAEKGTGMQRALSLALIQVYADISSAKGKGTSKPILFFIDEPETFLHPQAQNKLLDALEKISSTSQIFIITHSPYLLKKYKRETHSMNVFSKEAGLNKVEPGREFDLFGVSSPTWGEINYYAFGVITVEFHNELYGFIQAKAIFEDEKYYYEEDFEKYLIDKGFAQDQTYMRLKKDGTIQNQIRTLPTKIRNIIHHPENTHNTKFTDEELKTSIELLIKTLTGLINKIKLKN